GGCGCGGCAAGGGATGACGCTCACCCTCATCGGTCGCAACGGCGCCGGGGATTGGTGGCAAGTCTGTTGTGTGGACAACACCGCCGGCTGGGTCTATGGCGCTCTGCTGGTGATCGAAGGCTCGACCGCCGATGTGCCCGTCTTTGGCGAAGCGCCCATTGTCGCTGCCTCGCCGGCGCCGCCTCCCATCCAGGGCTGGCGCGGCGAATACTTCGCCAACCGCGACCTGCAAGGCCCACCGGCGTTTGTGCGCGACGACGCCGCTATCGATTTCCACTGGGGCGGGGCCGCCCCCGGTCCCGGCTTGGCTGGCGTCAACTTCTCGGTGCGCTGGACGCGAACGCTCGACTTTGGCGCCGGCAACTACATCTTCTCGGCCACGGCCGATGATGGCGTGCGCGTCTACCTGGATGGCTGGCTGGTCATCGATCATTGGCAGATCGGCGCCGCCCAGACCTACACCGGGCGCTTCGATGGCGTTGGCGCTGGCCCCCATACGCTGAAAGTGGAATACTTCCAGGCCGAGGGCGACGCCGTCGCCGTCTTTCGCTTCGAACAGGCCCGCGAACCTGGCCAGTGGTCGGGCGAGTACTTTGCCGGGGCATCCTTGCAAGGGACGCCGCTGCTGGAACGCACTGAGCCGGAACTGCGGTTCAATTGGGGGATGGGTTCGCCCGATCCCCGCCTCCCTGCTGGCGACTGGTGTGCGCGTTGGACGCGGCAGGCCAGCTTCGAGGCCGGGAATTACACCTTCCAGGCGCAAACGACCGGCGGCCTCCGCGTCTTTCTCGATGGCTGGTGTGTGATCGATCAGTGGCGCGAGGCCCCCGAAGCGCCCTCCTATCGCGGTCGCTTCGAAGGCGTTGGCGCCGGCGAGCACACCGTCAGGGTCGAGTTCTTCGCCCGCGGCCCCGCCCTGGTCAACGTCTGGTGGGAACGCGATTGAACCTATGCGTCTCACCCTGGCTTATGGCCGCACCGGGCTGACCGTCGATCTCCCGGACGACGCCGACATCCTCCGCCCGGC
The sequence above is drawn from the Caldilineales bacterium genome and encodes:
- a CDS encoding SH3 domain-containing protein, with amino-acid sequence MTTASAPIGTISAAIANLRSGPGTNFPVVAQARQGMTLTLIGRNGAGDWWQVCCVDNTAGWVYGALLVIEGSTADVPVFGEAPIVAASPAPPPIQGWRGEYFANRDLQGPPAFVRDDAAIDFHWGGAAPGPGLAGVNFSVRWTRTLDFGAGNYIFSATADDGVRVYLDGWLVIDHWQIGAAQTYTGRFDGVGAGPHTLKVEYFQAEGDAVAVFRFEQAREPGQWSGEYFAGASLQGTPLLERTEPELRFNWGMGSPDPRLPAGDWCARWTRQASFEAGNYTFQAQTTGGLRVFLDGWCVIDQWREAPEAPSYRGRFEGVGAGEHTVRVEFFARGPALVNVWWERD